The Penaeus monodon isolate SGIC_2016 chromosome 13, NSTDA_Pmon_1, whole genome shotgun sequence genome contains a region encoding:
- the LOC119580000 gene encoding dual specificity tyrosine-phosphorylation-regulated kinase 2-like — protein MAIDMWSLGCILAELLTGYPLLPGEDEADQLACIIELLGMPPAKLLEQSKRAKNFITSKGYPRYCVTRTLPDGSTILHGGHSRRGKPRGPPGSKALQTALKGCNDPLFLDFIQRCLDWDPATRMTPNQALRHGWLRRRLPKPPSEKSDSPASTLRTPSSSSSSRTPSSAAKLNTIATSATKLRATITDDGGATTLHPRHHTKLPQITNPVT, from the exons ATGGCCATCGACATGTGGTCCTTGGGATGCATTCTAGCCGAGCTGCTCACCGGGTATCCGCTGCTGCCGGGCGAG GACGAGGCGGACCAGCTGGCGTGCATCATCGAGCTGCTGGGCATGCCGCCCGCCAAGCTGCTGGAGCAGAGCAAGCGCGCCAAGAACTTCATCACGAGCAAGGGCTACCCGCGCTACTGCGTGACGCGCACGCTGCCCGACGGCTCGACCATCCTGCACGGCGGGCACTCGCGGCGGGGCAAGCCGCGCGGCCCGCCCGGCTCCAAGGCGCTGCAGACGGCGCTGAAGGGCTGCAACGACCCGCTCTTCCTGGACTTCATCCAGCGCTGCCTGGACTGGGACCCCGCCACGCGCATGACGCCCAACCAGGCGCTGCGGCACGGCTGGCTGCGGCGCCGCCTGCCCAAGCCGCCCTCCGAGAAGAGCGACTCCCCGGCCTCCACGCTGCGCACgccctcgtcgtcgtcgtcgtcgcgcACGCCCTCGTCGGCCGCCAAGCTCAACACCATCGCCACGTCGGCCACCAAGCTGCGCGCCACCATCACGGACGACGGCGGCGCCACCACGCTGCACCCGCGCCACCACACCAAGCTGCCGCAGATCACCAACCCGGTCACCTGA